The Scyliorhinus torazame isolate Kashiwa2021f chromosome 7, sScyTor2.1, whole genome shotgun sequence genome has a window encoding:
- the LOC140427115 gene encoding heart- and neural crest derivatives-expressed protein 1-like isoform X1, whose translation MNLVGSLQHHALMHEAFPFAPSSRCHQDHSFFQSWVLNQGEMSPDYCTQPPYSSEYGMDGMQQDAGRFAAAPERPGRRRGAPGPKKERRRTESINSAFAELRECIPNVPADTKLSKIKTLRLATSYIAYLMDTLAKDTQLGETEAFKADLKKVDSKEGKRKRETVRNETLHSCTRSSDKKAKVRTGWPQQVWALELNQ comes from the exons ATGAACCTGGTCGGAAGTTTGCAACACCACGCTCTAATGCACGAAGCCTTTCCATttgcccccagcagccgctgtcaccAGGACCATTCCTTCTTCCAGAGCTGGGTGCTGAACCAGGGGGAGATGTCTCCCGATTACTGCACACAGCCCCCCTACAGCTCCGAGTATGGGATGGACGGGATGCAGCAGGACGCTGGCCGCTTCGCCGCTGCCCCGGAGCGGCCGGGGAGGCGGCGCGGGGCCCCGGGGCCGAAGAAGGAGCGGCGGCGGACGGAGAGCATCAACAGCGCGTTCGCCGAGCTCCGGGAATGTATCCCCAATGTCCCGGCCGACACCAAACTCTCCAAAATCAAAACACTGAGACTGGCCACCAGCTATATCGCCTATCTGATGGACACTCTGGCCAAGGACACTCAGCTGGGGGAAACCGAGGCGTTCAAAGCAGACCTGAAGAAAGTGGACAGCAAGGAGGGCAAACGCAAGCGGGAGACGGTAAGA AATGAAACCTTACACAGCTGCACGAGAAGCAGTGACAAGAAGGCGAAGGTGAGGACCGGTTGGCCGCAGCAGGTCTGGGCTCTGGAACTGAACCAGTGA
- the LOC140427115 gene encoding heart- and neural crest derivatives-expressed protein 1-like isoform X2: MNLVGSLQHHALMHEAFPFAPSSRCHQDHSFFQSWVLNQGEMSPDYCTQPPYSSEYGMDGMQQDAGRFAAAPERPGRRRGAPGPKKERRRTESINSAFAELRECIPNVPADTKLSKIKTLRLATSYIAYLMDTLAKDTQLGETEAFKADLKKVDSKEGKRKRETNETLHSCTRSSDKKAKVRTGWPQQVWALELNQ, translated from the exons ATGAACCTGGTCGGAAGTTTGCAACACCACGCTCTAATGCACGAAGCCTTTCCATttgcccccagcagccgctgtcaccAGGACCATTCCTTCTTCCAGAGCTGGGTGCTGAACCAGGGGGAGATGTCTCCCGATTACTGCACACAGCCCCCCTACAGCTCCGAGTATGGGATGGACGGGATGCAGCAGGACGCTGGCCGCTTCGCCGCTGCCCCGGAGCGGCCGGGGAGGCGGCGCGGGGCCCCGGGGCCGAAGAAGGAGCGGCGGCGGACGGAGAGCATCAACAGCGCGTTCGCCGAGCTCCGGGAATGTATCCCCAATGTCCCGGCCGACACCAAACTCTCCAAAATCAAAACACTGAGACTGGCCACCAGCTATATCGCCTATCTGATGGACACTCTGGCCAAGGACACTCAGCTGGGGGAAACCGAGGCGTTCAAAGCAGACCTGAAGAAAGTGGACAGCAAGGAGGGCAAACGCAAGCGGGAGACG AATGAAACCTTACACAGCTGCACGAGAAGCAGTGACAAGAAGGCGAAGGTGAGGACCGGTTGGCCGCAGCAGGTCTGGGCTCTGGAACTGAACCAGTGA